A single genomic interval of uncultured Methanobrevibacter sp. harbors:
- a CDS encoding ribonuclease domain-containing protein, protein MNKKLALILALILTLFLMGSVSAGFFDFLNFGGDSHSNSNVVEDGQYCTADEVAAYIKEFHKLPSNYITKSEARNLGWQGGPLKNYAPGKSIGGDTFTNRQHVLPDSDSKYIECDINANGTSRGAERIVYNSGNYKVYYTADHYNTFKEI, encoded by the coding sequence ATGAATAAAAAGTTAGCATTGATTTTGGCATTAATTCTCACTTTATTTTTGATGGGATCTGTAAGTGCCGGCTTTTTTGATTTTTTAAATTTTGGAGGCGATTCTCATAGCAACAGCAATGTTGTTGAAGATGGCCAATACTGTACCGCTGATGAGGTTGCTGCATATATTAAGGAATTTCATAAGCTGCCAAGCAATTACATTACAAAAAGCGAGGCACGGAATTTAGGCTGGCAGGGAGGGCCACTTAAAAACTATGCTCCCGGTAAAAGCATTGGGGGAGATACCTTCACTAACCGTCAGCATGTTCTCCCAGACAGCGATTCAAAATATATTGAATGTGACATTAATGCAAATGGAACCAGCAGGGGAGCAGAAAGAATAGTGTACAATTCAGGAAATTATAAAGTTTATTATACTGCTGACCATTACAATACCTTTAAAGAAATATGA
- a CDS encoding 3-isopropylmalate dehydratase small subunit yields MKGTAWKFGNDIDTDIILPGRYLIYTDEERLSQHCMEGLDAEFNEKCKKGDFIVAGRNFGCGSSREHAPIALKGVGISAVIAESFARIFYRNATNVGVPLLEAPGITQLVNDGEEIDVDMGKGIITSANGESINFKKLPPFMLEILEQGGLIEYLKNKK; encoded by the coding sequence ATGAAAGGAACTGCATGGAAATTTGGAAATGACATTGACACTGACATAATTCTTCCAGGAAGATATTTAATATATACTGATGAGGAAAGATTATCCCAACATTGTATGGAAGGTTTGGATGCAGAATTCAATGAAAAATGTAAAAAAGGAGATTTTATAGTAGCTGGAAGGAATTTCGGTTGTGGATCTTCAAGAGAACATGCTCCTATTGCTCTTAAAGGTGTTGGAATATCTGCAGTAATTGCAGAGTCTTTTGCAAGAATATTTTATAGAAACGCTACAAATGTTGGAGTTCCACTTCTTGAAGCTCCCGGAATTACACAGCTTGTAAATGATGGAGAAGAAATTGATGTTGATATGGGAAAAGGAATCATAACCTCCGCTAATGGAGAATCAATTAACTTTAAAAAATTACCTCCATTCATGTTAGAAATACTAGAACAAGGTGGATTAATTGAATACCTCAAAAACAAAAAATAA
- a CDS encoding nucleotide sugar dehydrogenase: MKVCIMGQGYIGLPTAALFTRHHCEVVGVDVNEEIVNNLNKGIVHIEEPGISDIIKNAVKNEVYTASLTPQKADAFIITVPTPYIIENYSCDLSYVVSACESILPYLEKGNIVIIESTIAPMSTDETIKPIFENAGFTIGEDLYLAHCPERVLPGKILEELVHNDRIIGGITPQCAKKAREVYGQFVEGYLMLTEAKTAELSKCMENTFRDVNIALANELAKICAEIGVNALDVIKMANKHPRVNLHSPGPGVGGHCLAIDPYFIYAKAPETAKIIKLARDTNNSMPEFVCEYTKKIIPSGKIAIFGVSYKGNTGDDRESPAYEIIARLKGDGYEIAIHEPHIKNDDFVSFDEATKDADLILILCDHNEFKNPNYNLISKNMKNPIIFDTKNIISKVPDGIKLYNYGNLYKLN, translated from the coding sequence ATGAAAGTATGTATTATGGGTCAAGGATATATCGGTCTTCCAACAGCCGCACTTTTTACAAGGCACCACTGCGAAGTTGTTGGAGTGGATGTCAATGAAGAAATAGTGAATAATTTAAACAAAGGAATCGTGCACATTGAAGAACCGGGAATATCCGACATAATTAAAAACGCAGTTAAAAATGAAGTATATACAGCTTCCCTAACTCCTCAAAAAGCAGATGCTTTTATTATTACAGTACCTACACCCTACATCATTGAAAATTACAGCTGTGACTTGAGTTATGTTGTTAGTGCATGTGAATCAATACTTCCATATTTGGAAAAAGGAAACATTGTCATTATTGAATCAACAATAGCTCCTATGTCAACTGATGAAACAATTAAACCAATTTTTGAAAATGCAGGTTTTACAATTGGAGAAGACTTATATCTCGCACATTGTCCTGAAAGAGTACTTCCAGGTAAAATTTTAGAAGAATTAGTTCATAATGATAGAATAATTGGCGGAATTACACCTCAATGTGCTAAAAAAGCTCGTGAAGTATACGGTCAGTTTGTTGAAGGATATTTGATGTTGACTGAAGCAAAAACTGCTGAATTATCAAAATGTATGGAAAATACATTTAGAGACGTTAATATAGCGCTTGCCAATGAACTTGCAAAAATTTGTGCTGAAATTGGAGTGAATGCATTAGACGTTATAAAAATGGCAAATAAACATCCAAGAGTGAATTTACACTCCCCAGGACCTGGTGTGGGAGGTCATTGCCTTGCCATTGACCCTTATTTTATTTATGCAAAAGCTCCGGAAACTGCAAAGATTATCAAATTAGCACGTGATACAAACAATTCAATGCCCGAATTCGTTTGCGAATATACCAAAAAAATCATACCATCCGGTAAAATCGCAATATTTGGAGTATCATATAAAGGAAATACTGGAGATGACAGGGAAAGTCCTGCATATGAAATTATTGCCAGATTAAAAGGAGACGGATACGAAATAGCCATACATGAACCACATATCAAAAATGATGATTTTGTAAGTTTTGATGAAGCAACAAAAGATGCAGATTTAATTTTAATATTATGTGACCACAATGAATTCAAAAACCCTAATTATAATCTAATTTCAAAAAATATGAAAAATCCTATAATATTTGATACAAAAAATATAATAAGTAAAGTTCCAGACGGAATTAAATTATATAATTACGGGAACTTATACAAATTGAATTAA
- the hacA gene encoding homoaconitase large subunit yields the protein MPTMSEKILAKASCKDKVEAGDIVIANIDVAMAHDLTGPLSVESFEKIGTEKVWDSSKIVIPFDHQVPADSIDSANNHIIMRNFVKEQKIENFYDVYAGVCHQILPELGHVVPGEVIVGADSHTCTHGALGAFSTGIGSTDMAMVFSEGNLWFKVPETNRFNITGELKENVYAKDVILNIIGQVGADGSTYKACEFAGDTVSDMSVSDRMVLCNMAIEMGGKTGLVEPDKKTVAYVEKRSNKPYKVFKTDLDSSSLNIIDIDVSDLEPQVACPHNVDNVKAVSEVDQEIDQVFLGSCTNGRLSDLRDAAKILKGNKIANGTRMLVIPASKEIYSKALEEGLIKIFVDAGALVSAPCCGPCLGGHTGIIGPGEVSLSTSNRNFKGRQGSPDGKVYLSSAAVAAASAIEGRIVAPE from the coding sequence ATGCCAACAATGTCTGAAAAAATATTAGCAAAAGCATCTTGTAAAGATAAAGTTGAAGCGGGAGATATTGTTATAGCAAATATTGATGTAGCAATGGCTCACGACTTAACTGGACCTCTTTCAGTAGAATCCTTTGAAAAGATTGGTACTGAAAAAGTATGGGATTCCTCAAAGATTGTTATTCCATTTGACCATCAAGTTCCAGCCGATTCTATTGATTCAGCGAATAATCATATTATTATGAGAAATTTCGTAAAAGAACAAAAAATTGAAAATTTCTACGATGTATATGCTGGAGTATGTCACCAAATTCTTCCGGAATTAGGTCATGTTGTGCCTGGAGAAGTTATTGTAGGTGCTGATTCACATACCTGTACTCATGGAGCTTTAGGTGCATTTTCAACAGGCATTGGTTCTACAGATATGGCCATGGTATTTTCAGAAGGTAATTTATGGTTTAAGGTACCTGAAACAAATAGGTTCAATATTACCGGTGAATTAAAAGAAAATGTTTATGCAAAAGATGTAATTTTAAATATCATCGGTCAAGTTGGCGCTGATGGCTCAACATATAAGGCATGTGAATTTGCAGGCGATACAGTTTCAGATATGAGCGTTTCAGATAGGATGGTTTTATGTAACATGGCGATTGAAATGGGTGGTAAAACTGGTTTGGTCGAACCTGATAAAAAAACCGTTGCCTATGTTGAAAAACGTTCCAATAAGCCATATAAAGTATTCAAAACTGATTTGGACTCATCCTCTCTTAATATTATTGATATTGATGTAAGTGATTTAGAACCTCAAGTAGCTTGTCCTCACAATGTAGACAATGTAAAGGCTGTTAGTGAAGTTGATCAAGAAATTGACCAAGTATTTTTAGGTTCTTGTACTAATGGTAGGCTTAGTGATTTAAGGGATGCTGCTAAAATCCTTAAAGGAAATAAAATAGCTAATGGAACTAGAATGTTAGTAATACCGGCATCCAAAGAAATCTATTCAAAAGCCCTTGAAGAAGGTTTGATAAAAATATTCGTTGATGCAGGTGCACTTGTATCGGCTCCATGTTGCGGCCCTTGTCTTGGAGGGCACACAGGAATTATTGGACCTGGAGAAGTAAGCCTCTCCACTTCAAACAGAAACTTTAAAGGTAGACAAGGTTCCCCTGATGGAAAAGTTTACTTATCTTCTGCTGCTGTTGCTGCAGCTTCAGCAATTGAAGGTAGAATCGTAGCACCAGAGTGA
- the rfbD gene encoding dTDP-4-dehydrorhamnose reductase yields MKILITGSNGMLGHDLIDVLKDKHELILTTSKSLDITDKDKVIEFISEKNPDVVINSAAYTDVDGCEENQDIAYAVNGEGVRNLALGCSKIDCPLVHVSTDYVFDGTARDPITEDGEIGPISVYGKSKLMGEEAILDILDKFFIIRTAWLYGINGGNFPKTMLELAKNHSEITVVYDEVGTPTYTPDLAYGISQLIETDYYGIYHLTNSGSCSWCEFARYIFEVADADVKVIPVTASEFARPAPRPHYSVLENKKWVDNGFEPLRDYKEAAKEYIELIR; encoded by the coding sequence ATGAAAATTTTGATTACAGGTTCAAATGGAATGTTAGGGCATGATTTGATTGATGTTTTAAAAGATAAGCATGAATTAATCCTTACAACTTCCAAATCATTAGATATTACTGATAAAGATAAGGTTATTGAGTTTATCAGTGAAAAAAATCCTGATGTCGTAATTAATTCGGCAGCATATACTGATGTTGATGGATGCGAAGAAAATCAGGATATCGCATATGCCGTTAATGGGGAAGGCGTTAGAAACTTGGCTTTGGGATGCAGTAAAATTGATTGCCCATTGGTGCATGTAAGTACAGATTATGTTTTTGATGGTACTGCAAGAGATCCAATCACTGAAGATGGTGAAATAGGTCCTATCAGTGTTTATGGTAAAAGTAAACTTATGGGAGAGGAAGCTATTCTGGATATTCTGGATAAATTTTTCATCATACGAACTGCATGGCTATATGGGATAAATGGAGGTAACTTCCCTAAAACAATGTTGGAATTAGCTAAAAATCATTCAGAAATCACTGTTGTTTATGATGAAGTGGGAACTCCAACATATACTCCTGATTTAGCTTATGGGATTTCACAATTAATAGAAACTGATTATTACGGAATTTATCATTTGACTAATTCCGGAAGCTGTTCCTGGTGTGAATTTGCAAGATATATCTTTGAGGTGGCTGATGCTGACGTTAAAGTCATCCCGGTTACAGCATCCGAGTTTGCAAGACCTGCTCCAAGGCCACATTACTCCGTATTGGAAAATAAAAAATGGGTTGATAATGGTTTTGAACCGCTTAGAGATTATAAGGAAGCTGCAAAAGAATATATTGAGTTGATTAGATGA
- the mmp11 gene encoding methanogenesis marker protein 11, with protein sequence MEILKPNELKEKFSDPWIAPYEKVLTIVDGDKVELIEYHPCISGSHWLLNQYRNNSKLIDSAYRDGNKHVYSCHVGSSPIDLKASFNAAGIDEIVIDGDEVKVTHAGLAGAGVGAGMCRGMGEGVKYIELLDIGGGSKVGRATVVTPKLQKVVIGVDDTDTKDAGATWTMAHNLGVELASEGYEYLDHIIVQLYPHNPHKTQNCVSIALTFAVEESKKEELISRVIEILKRDTLSDKTAIAILEGLEIPEKLREYSIATKSGMMDVETAQATAEELGIPLIAVTGEQGKVGALAALGLYNDVEEAVKAYGKK encoded by the coding sequence ATGGAAATTCTCAAACCAAATGAATTAAAGGAAAAATTTTCAGATCCATGGATTGCACCATATGAAAAGGTCTTAACTATTGTGGATGGCGATAAGGTTGAACTTATCGAATATCATCCATGCATTTCCGGGTCCCATTGGTTGTTAAATCAGTACCGAAATAACTCAAAATTAATCGATTCCGCTTATCGTGACGGAAACAAACATGTGTATTCATGCCATGTCGGTTCAAGTCCTATTGATTTGAAAGCTAGTTTTAATGCTGCAGGAATAGATGAAATTGTTATTGACGGTGATGAAGTTAAAGTAACACATGCCGGGCTTGCAGGTGCCGGTGTAGGTGCTGGAATGTGTAGAGGAATGGGAGAAGGTGTTAAATACATTGAGCTTCTTGACATTGGAGGAGGTTCAAAAGTAGGAAGAGCTACTGTTGTAACCCCTAAACTTCAAAAAGTAGTTATTGGTGTTGATGATACTGATACTAAAGATGCTGGAGCTACTTGGACAATGGCACATAATTTAGGTGTTGAGCTTGCAAGTGAAGGTTATGAATACCTTGACCATATAATTGTTCAATTATACCCCCACAACCCTCATAAAACTCAAAATTGTGTTTCAATTGCTCTTACATTTGCTGTTGAAGAATCCAAAAAAGAAGAATTAATAAGCAGAGTTATTGAAATTCTTAAAAGGGATACTTTATCTGATAAAACAGCCATAGCTATCTTAGAAGGTCTTGAAATTCCTGAAAAATTAAGAGAATATTCTATTGCAACAAAATCCGGTATGATGGATGTTGAAACAGCACAAGCAACTGCTGAAGAATTGGGTATTCCTTTGATTGCAGTAACCGGCGAACAGGGAAAAGTTGGTGCACTGGCTGCACTTGGACTTTACAACGATGTAGAAGAAGCTGTTAAAGCTTATGGAAAAAAATAA
- a CDS encoding DUF2264 domain-containing protein — protein MLNKTIHMGILFNRHKKDETHIEEEPSIWEDRIFWVSTLQKIVLPVLGNVAKSSLRKKMPNESVSADTKKFTYLEAFARVFNGIAPWLELGPDSSEEGQIREKYLRLTLKAIMNAVNPNNNDYIFFVEPKQSLVNMALFAQGLLRSKNQVWLNLPMDVQAKIIHELKNSRVIAPYENHWLLYTAIIEATLLEFTGECDKERLSYGIHKFRDEFYMGDAIYSDGESFDLDYYNSIIIHPMLNDILSVMRKYGISDGEFLDIQLMRSSRLAAQLERLISPEGTYPLVGSSLTYRCGIFHLLSQAVLLKILPKNINPAQVRSALTKVLKRQFGGTQNFSSEGWLLIGLNGYQAELSEKDINSGSIYFCCAIFLALGLELEDEFWTNPACEWTTLKAWNAQDAPKDQSINF, from the coding sequence ATGTTAAACAAAACTATCCATATGGGTATATTATTTAACAGACACAAAAAAGATGAAACTCATATTGAAGAGGAACCTTCAATTTGGGAAGATAGGATTTTTTGGGTTTCAACATTACAAAAAATAGTCCTTCCTGTTTTGGGTAATGTAGCAAAAAGCTCTCTTCGCAAAAAAATGCCTAACGAATCTGTTAGTGCTGATACTAAAAAATTTACATATCTTGAAGCTTTTGCACGTGTTTTTAATGGAATCGCTCCTTGGCTAGAATTAGGGCCTGACAGTTCAGAAGAAGGTCAAATTAGAGAAAAATATTTACGATTAACATTAAAAGCTATTATGAATGCTGTTAATCCAAACAATAATGATTATATCTTCTTTGTAGAACCTAAACAATCTTTAGTAAACATGGCTTTATTCGCTCAAGGGTTACTCAGATCAAAAAATCAAGTTTGGCTTAATTTGCCAATGGATGTACAGGCTAAGATTATTCATGAACTTAAAAATTCAAGAGTAATTGCTCCATATGAAAATCATTGGTTATTATATACTGCTATAATTGAAGCTACACTTTTAGAATTTACTGGAGAATGTGATAAAGAACGTTTGTCTTACGGTATCCATAAATTCAGAGATGAATTTTATATGGGAGATGCTATTTATTCAGATGGCGAATCATTTGATTTAGATTATTACAATAGTATAATAATTCATCCAATGCTTAACGATATCTTATCCGTAATGAGAAAATACGGTATTTCAGATGGTGAATTTTTAGATATACAGTTAATGAGATCTTCAAGATTGGCTGCTCAACTCGAGAGGTTAATTTCACCTGAAGGTACATATCCTCTAGTTGGAAGCTCTTTAACATATCGTTGCGGCATTTTCCATTTATTATCTCAAGCAGTTTTACTTAAGATTTTACCGAAAAATATTAATCCTGCTCAAGTCCGATCAGCTTTAACAAAAGTTTTAAAAAGACAATTTGGAGGCACTCAAAATTTTTCTTCTGAAGGCTGGCTGCTAATAGGATTAAATGGATATCAAGCGGAATTATCCGAAAAAGATATTAATTCAGGCAGTATTTATTTCTGCTGTGCAATATTTTTAGCTTTAGGTTTAGAATTGGAAGATGAGTTTTGGACAAATCCTGCCTGTGAATGGACTACTTTAAAAGCATGGAATGCTCAAGACGCTCCAAAAGATCAATCTATTAATTTTTAA
- a CDS encoding barstar family protein has protein sequence MELDGKLIKKEGHDYLKEALNFPDYYGKNLDALYDCLCEIGIETQIVLVNSSEVSKDVIDTFVDASAENELLDFKCD, from the coding sequence ATGGAATTAGATGGCAAATTGATTAAAAAGGAAGGGCATGATTATTTAAAAGAGGCGTTGAATTTTCCGGATTATTATGGAAAGAATTTGGATGCATTATATGACTGTCTGTGTGAAATAGGCATTGAAACTCAAATTGTTTTAGTAAACAGCAGTGAAGTTTCAAAGGATGTGATTGATACATTTGTGGATGCATCCGCTGAAAACGAGCTTTTGGATTTTAAGTGCGATTAA
- the ribH gene encoding 6,7-dimethyl-8-ribityllumazine synthase codes for MVKYEIAAVVAEFNYDITQMMLELAKAEAKNRDCEITKVVAVPGVFDMPLVIKKLLQKGEFDAIITLGAVIEGATDHDQIVAQHASRKIADLALEYDTPVALGITGPGMTRMDAHRRVKNAKSAVEAAIKMCDRLKEI; via the coding sequence ATGGTAAAATATGAAATCGCTGCTGTTGTAGCAGAATTTAATTACGATATTACTCAAATGATGTTAGAGTTAGCTAAAGCTGAAGCTAAAAATAGAGACTGTGAAATTACAAAAGTTGTAGCCGTTCCAGGCGTGTTTGACATGCCACTTGTAATAAAAAAATTATTACAAAAAGGAGAATTCGATGCAATAATCACCTTAGGTGCTGTTATTGAAGGCGCAACTGACCACGATCAAATCGTTGCACAACATGCGTCACGTAAAATTGCTGATTTGGCATTAGAATATGACACACCAGTTGCTTTAGGAATTACTGGTCCTGGAATGACAAGAATGGATGCACACAGACGTGTTAAAAACGCAAAAAGTGCAGTTGAAGCAGCCATTAAAATGTGTGACAGATTAAAAGAAATCTAG
- a CDS encoding glycosyltransferase, which produces MYWFFVIIAFLLASIKTEKPKKYQKVSVIIPAYNEEDTVAKVVEVVRNVSFVDEIIVVNDGSSDKTKEEAIKAGAIVINHETNKGKGEALYTGYKQAECDVIAFIDADIYNLTSKKVESMIMPILLGDAEITKTKFSRVSGRVTELTAKPLLNFFFPEISFEQPLSGQFAARKSTLRKINFEKDYGVDVGIVIDADVLGISIMEIDIGEIEHDMSPLSDLNLMANEVVRTIISRANKYGRVLMIDEIGYFIRMSVVGLSLIILGLFTVFFVKMVPLAIGVIISVAGIIIAIYYLIKVIVKSIVIFRKTPGFSLLKSFVKIHFPLIISIIVLLLMISTFIGAAHFENGVLSIEPNSRNLIIYADNARADNSISVRGPFTVDVAIENESEQIRMPSEAMMTLGIKVNDTIQIGGGEYIVNESRDGDDDIIRMPNQARKILNLEPGYIIQNSRLKEVFDQSIVSQVSKSKNISCTEKFIISQKDYNSSDFEVFLGNVSIANSSGVFRSNSSYSIAVDGEIIGTINKPKNTTLNYGDSEIEIVFNDSQYSSTKQFVKSNQGNFFNIDI; this is translated from the coding sequence TTGTATTGGTTTTTTGTAATAATTGCATTTTTGCTTGCTAGTATAAAAACTGAAAAACCTAAGAAATACCAAAAGGTTTCAGTAATTATTCCTGCATATAATGAGGAAGATACTGTAGCTAAAGTTGTAGAAGTAGTTAGAAACGTGTCGTTTGTTGATGAAATCATTGTTGTTAATGATGGTTCATCTGATAAGACCAAAGAGGAAGCTATTAAGGCTGGAGCTATAGTTATTAATCATGAAACCAATAAAGGTAAGGGTGAAGCTTTATACACTGGTTATAAGCAAGCTGAATGTGATGTTATTGCATTCATTGATGCGGATATTTATAACTTAACTTCCAAAAAAGTAGAATCAATGATTATGCCAATTTTGCTTGGAGATGCTGAGATTACTAAAACTAAATTTTCACGTGTTAGCGGACGTGTAACTGAACTTACGGCTAAACCGTTGCTCAATTTCTTTTTCCCTGAAATTTCTTTTGAACAGCCATTGAGCGGTCAGTTTGCAGCACGTAAAAGTACATTAAGAAAAATTAATTTTGAAAAGGATTACGGTGTGGATGTAGGTATTGTTATTGATGCTGATGTGCTTGGAATTTCTATCATGGAAATTGACATTGGTGAAATTGAACATGACATGTCTCCGCTTTCAGATTTAAATCTGATGGCTAATGAAGTTGTTAGAACAATTATAAGTCGTGCTAATAAGTATGGTAGAGTTTTAATGATTGATGAAATTGGTTATTTCATCCGTATGTCTGTTGTTGGCCTGTCTTTAATTATTCTTGGTTTATTTACTGTATTCTTTGTAAAAATGGTTCCCCTTGCAATTGGGGTCATTATTTCTGTTGCAGGAATTATAATAGCAATCTATTACCTTATTAAAGTTATTGTAAAATCTATTGTAATATTTAGAAAAACTCCTGGATTTAGCTTATTAAAATCTTTTGTTAAAATTCACTTCCCTCTGATTATTTCAATAATTGTATTGCTGTTAATGATTTCAACATTTATTGGTGCAGCACACTTTGAGAATGGTGTATTGTCAATCGAACCGAACTCCAGAAATTTAATTATCTATGCTGACAATGCCCGTGCTGATAACTCCATATCTGTTAGAGGTCCATTTACTGTTGATGTAGCAATTGAAAATGAATCGGAACAAATCCGTATGCCTTCAGAGGCAATGATGACATTGGGAATTAAAGTCAATGACACGATTCAAATTGGTGGGGGCGAGTATATAGTTAATGAATCAAGAGATGGTGATGATGATATTATCAGAATGCCTAATCAAGCTAGAAAGATTTTAAACCTCGAACCAGGTTATATAATTCAAAATAGTCGTTTAAAAGAAGTATTCGATCAGTCTATTGTAAGCCAGGTCAGTAAAAGTAAAAATATTTCCTGCACTGAAAAGTTCATTATTTCCCAGAAAGACTATAACTCTTCTGATTTTGAAGTATTCTTGGGTAATGTTTCAATAGCTAATTCATCTGGTGTATTTAGAAGCAATAGCTCTTATTCAATTGCTGTTGATGGTGAAATTATTGGTACAATAAATAAACCTAAAAATACTACCTTAAATTATGGTGATTCAGAAATTGAGATAGTCTTTAATGATTCGCAATATTCATCTACAAAACAGTTTGTAAAATCCAATCAAGGCAATTTCTTTAATATTGATATTTAA
- a CDS encoding isocitrate/isopropylmalate family dehydrogenase: MNTSKTKNKYQIAVVPGDGIGKEVMEATIFVLDELDIDFDYVYGEAGDECGQKNGNPLPEETLDIIRNADACLFGAAGETAADVIVKIRQEMKMYANLRPVKTYPNTNALFDDVDFMIVRENTEGLYIADQEELTEDGAIAKRIITRKAEERIIDYAFNYAKENNKSKVTGVHKANVLKKSDGLFKDVFYEVAERYPEIETEDFYVDATAMYLITQPQSFEVIVTTNLFGDILSDEGAGLVGGLGVIPSANIGEDGALFEPVHGSAPDIAGEGKANPIAMMLSAIMMLRYIGENEEADKFDAAILKVLNDGKILTRDLGGSSSTMEVAEAIKNNL, from the coding sequence TTGAATACCTCAAAAACAAAAAATAAATATCAAATTGCCGTTGTTCCAGGAGATGGAATCGGTAAAGAAGTAATGGAAGCGACAATATTCGTATTAGACGAATTGGATATTGATTTCGATTATGTTTATGGCGAAGCTGGAGATGAATGTGGCCAAAAGAATGGAAATCCACTTCCAGAAGAAACCTTAGATATTATTAGAAATGCAGATGCATGTTTATTTGGTGCTGCAGGAGAAACTGCTGCTGATGTTATTGTTAAAATACGCCAAGAAATGAAAATGTATGCAAATCTAAGGCCTGTTAAAACTTATCCTAATACTAATGCATTATTTGATGATGTTGACTTCATGATTGTGCGGGAAAATACTGAAGGATTGTACATCGCAGATCAAGAAGAATTAACTGAAGATGGTGCTATTGCAAAACGTATTATTACAAGAAAAGCAGAAGAACGCATTATTGATTATGCTTTTAATTATGCTAAGGAAAATAATAAAAGTAAAGTCACAGGAGTTCACAAAGCAAATGTGCTTAAAAAAAGTGACGGATTATTCAAGGATGTGTTCTATGAAGTGGCTGAAAGGTATCCTGAGATTGAAACCGAAGATTTTTATGTAGATGCAACAGCAATGTATCTTATAACACAACCTCAAAGCTTTGAAGTAATTGTGACTACAAACTTATTCGGTGATATCTTATCCGATGAAGGCGCTGGACTCGTTGGAGGACTAGGAGTAATACCATCAGCAAATATTGGTGAAGATGGTGCTTTATTTGAACCTGTTCATGGTTCTGCTCCAGATATTGCAGGTGAAGGTAAGGCAAATCCAATAGCAATGATGCTTTCAGCAATTATGATGCTTAGATATATCGGTGAAAACGAGGAAGCGGACAAATTTGATGCCGCTATTCTAAAAGTACTTAATGATGGAAAAATCCTAACAAGAGATTTAGGTGGTTCATCAAGCACTATGGAAGTAGCCGAAGCTATTAAAAATAATTTATAA